The window GAAGCAGCCAAACATCGTTTCCCTAATCTCACATTAGTAACATTTCCAGATGGCGGACATATGATGAGAGGTCATGGCAATGAAATAGATAAAGCATTAGATAATTTTATAAATAAATCAAAATAAAAGGAGGTACAGTAAAATGAAAAACATTGATCGATTTTTTTGGGGAATATTATTAACGGCAATAGTATTTTTAGCATCAGTATTTATTGGTGGAGAACTACAAATAAACATTGAATTTATTCCTAAATCTTTTTGGGGATATACGCTTATGCTAATACTTTCAATTGCATTGATTTGTGGTTTGAAAAAACATGTAAACTATAAAATATCTGTTCCAAAATTCAAAAAGACATTAAAAACAATGCTGTTCGGCTTCTTGGCAGCTTTATTAGTCAATACTCTTATGACTATTATAGGAATAATCTTTGGAATAGAAGCAGAATCGCATTACGTATTTAATGTAATGTCTCCTTTGCAGATTTTTCTTTTCGTATTTATCTGTGCAAGTGTGGCAGAGGAAGTTTTATTCCGAGGTTTTCTTCAAAATATCTTAAGCCCAATGAAAGACAAAGGAATAAAAATATTTAAAAGACATATTAGCGTGCCTGTAATTATTGCCGCTCTTGCTTTTAGCTTAGTGCATTTGAATTTAATATCAACAGATGCAGGTAATTTCTTCTTGGCTAAAACACTTGTTTCTACATTTATTGTTGGATTAATTGCCGGATATTATCAAGAAAAATATGATAACAATGTTTATGCAATTCTTGTCCACATGGGAGGAAATTTCATGGGAGTAATGGCAGCGTTATTAATGAATCAAAATCTCCAGTAATTATATTGATATAATTTGTATATCTATAAAAAGTGATTGATTTTTAAACAATAACAAAATAAAAACTTAATAAATAGGAGAATAAAACAATGAAAAATAGTAAACGAGTAATTTTGGGGCTATTATTAACAATAATAGCGTTTCTATTGGCAAGTTTTGTCGGTGTAAAAATCAAATTGAGCTATCAATTAGTTTCTTTTATAACCGACTTTTCTATGTTGATACTTGCTATAGTATTAATCTGTTGCTTTAGAAAGTTTGTAAATTTTAAAATCGCATGGCCAAATTTTAAAAAGATATGGAAGCCAATATTGCTTGGAATTTTAGTTCCATTAATAGTAAATATTCTTTTAGATATTATAGGAAATCTTTTTGGTATCAAAAGCGAATCCCATCCTTCCTTTGCTGTGATGTCTCCATTAGAAGTTTTTCTCCTTGTATTTATACTGGCAAGTGTGGCAGAAGAAGCACTGTTCCGAGGTTTTCTTCAGAATATCTTAAAACCACTTCAAGTAAAAGGTATAAAAATATTTAAAAGGCATATTAGCGTTCCAGTAATTATTGCTGCCCTTGCATTCTCATCGGCACACTTGGGGCTGATAGCTTCAGGTATAGGTGCATATTTCATTTTCAGTACACTTGTTTTCACTTTTATTCTTGGATTAATTGCAGGTTATTATCAGGAAAAATATGACAATCATGCCTATGCAATCATTGTCCACATGTCTGGTAATTTAATTGGAGTAATAGCAGCTTTAATAAAACTTTAACTATTTAACTTATGAAAATACGTAATTTTTTAATTTTTCTATTGCTCTTTCTCTCTGTAGGAGCTTTATTTGGTGGAGGTGCTTTTTTAATATTTCCCGAAGGCTGGATGGGAATGACGCCTGAATTAATGCTACAACATTCACCATTTAAAAACTTTTTTATACCCGGACTGATTTTGTTTACTGTGCTTGGCTTAATGCCAATTTTTGTCGTTTGGGGGCTAATAAAACGAAAAGATTGCAAATTAGCACAACAGGTAAACATTTACCCCGATATGCATTGGTCGTGGTCATGGTCAGTTTACACGGGTTTTGCACTTGTTATTTGGATTTATATGGAAGTCTATTTCCTACAAGGTTTCCATTGGCTGCACTCTTTTTATTTTTTTTACGGAATATTAATGTTAGTAGTAACGCTTTTAAAACCGCTGCGTAAACAGTATTTTGTAAAAAACTAAATTGATTAAGCTATTTCTTTTTTTAGTTTTCACAAAACCCAATACATTCGTTTACAATTTGATATTCTCTATTGATTATTTGGATAATTATACAAATTTATGTAATTTTGCAGTTGAACTTCAAATTTGCATAAAATATGGCTAAAGATTTTATAAATAGGGATATAGCTCCCGTGATGCTTGAAATGTATCAATATTTTCCAGTTATCACGATGACAGGACCTCGTCAATCAGGAAAAACTACTTTATTACGTAAGGTATTTAGTCATCTGCCATATTATTCATTGGAAAACTTGGATATTCGGCACTTTGCATTAAATGATCCAATTGGTTTTCTTAGTCAGCATCCTGAAGGAATGATATTAGATGAAGTGCAAAATGCACCAGATTTGCTTTCTTACATACAAGGTTTGGTAGATGAAAACTCGGGAAAACGATTTTTACTTTCGGGTAGCTCTCAGTTTTCGGTTTTTAAAAAGATAACCCAATCTCTTGCTGGACGAACAGGTGTTTTGGAACTTATGCCTCTATCTTACAATGAAGTAAAAACGCAAGCTGATGAAAAAAACTTAGACGAGCTATTGTTGACAGGATTTTACCCAGTGTTATATACTGCTAAAAATATTCCCAATTTGTTTTACCCATCATATGTGAAAACTTATTTGGAAAGAGATGTCCGTGATTTGTTGCATATAAAAGATATAATGCAGTTTCAGGCATTTCTGAGGCTATGTGCCGGACGTATAGGGAGTTTGTTTAATGCTTCGGAACTATCTAGCGAAGTGGGTGTCTCTGTAAATACAATTAAATCTTGGCTTTCCGTTTTGCAAGCATCATATATAATTAAGTTGCTACCACCTTTCTATGAAAACTTGAGAAAGAGATTGACCAAAACGCCTAAACTTTATTTTTGTGATACAGGTCTAGCTTGTTATTTACTAGGCATAGAAACGGAGCAGCAATTGGCAAGAGATAAAATGCGTGGATATTTGTTTGAAAACTTCATAGTGATGGAAGCTTTTAAAAAACGATGCAATCAAGGGAAGGATAGTAATTTGTTTTTTTATCGTGATAGTAATGGTGTAGAAGTAGATTTACTGCTAAAAAATGGCAATAACTATTCTGCTATTGAAATCAAATCATCTCAAACTTATCATCCTGAATTTGAGGCAGGTATTAAATCTTTAAATTTTTTGTTGAAGGATAGACTAAACAATAAAGCAATTTTATATGCTGGTGATTTTGAAAATGATACTGCTCAAATTCAAGTGTTTAATTACAAAAATATGAACCGTTTGTTTTAAAAATAAGGCAATTCATATCTTGTTGTTAATCAATTAATTACGTTTTGCTTTATCAAAACTTTTAAAAATCAAAAGTTTTGACAAAGGTACTATTTTTTATTATACGACAAAACCTGCTGCTTTTTGTACACCAATATTTTTACTTCACTTTTTTATCTTTTGAATAATTATTCAAAGCCTTGCTATAAATATTTTTTATTCTTTTTTTCAGTTTTTCAGGTTTAATCACTTTTATATTTTCGCCCATTGATAATAATTCTATAATAAAATCATTGGTAATTACTAGGTTTAATTTAATTCTAAATTCCTTTTTATTATCAATTAAAATTTCTTGCGATGAGTGTAGAGGCAGTGTTTTAATGTATTTCCCTTGTATGTTTGTAAAAGACAAAATAATTTCTTCGGGTTTGTTTTCTTTTGTAATAATCACTCCAAAATTATTTTTGAATAATTCGTGAATATTAAAATCTGAAGGTTTTTTAAATTTTTCATCTGAGATAACGAGCTCTTTCAAACGGTCAAGAGCAAAAATTCGTAAAGGCTTATCAGGATTCTCATAGCCAATAACATACCATCTGTTTCTAAATTCTTTTATCCCGTAAGGACAAATGCTTCTTTTTTCAGCTTCCTTATTGTTGAATTTATGGTAAGAAAAAGAAATTTTCAGCTCGTTTTTTATAGCATGAATCAAGCCATTTAAATTGTTAGTTCCTTTTGATTGCCTGTTTTCAAAATGAATAATATCTGCTAGATTTTGTTTTGCGCTCAACGAATTTAAAATATCAAAAGCTTCAAGTATCTTTTCCGACATTTCAGGTTCGTATTCTTCTTTTATGTAATAAACCTTATTGTTGCGGTCATACTGTATGTCAATGCTAAAAATGCTTCGGATATCATTCAAATCTCTTTGAAAAGTTCTTTTGGAAATATTAAAATCATATCCATGAATATCAGATTCCATCTCAAGATAATCGGCTATTTCCTCAAAACTTAAAGGGCTTACTTTAATTTTATTGATAATCAATCTGTAACGTAAGAATGAAGTTTTTTTAGACATAATTTGCAATTTTTCTTCAAATATAAGAAAAAGTTGCGACAAAATATGTCGTTACTTCTAAAAAAGTTTTAGGTTTTGTAAGTCAATTGCTAATTCATTTGTAAAGAGTTTGTGATTTTTACGATATCTAAATCGAAAATCAACTTGGGAATAGAATATCTAAATAAAATAAGGTAGTACTAAAGCTATATTCTATAAATTACTGAATGGCACAGCCAGAAAAAATTAGAGAGCCTTGTAGTATAAGTTTGCAATTACTTTCGCCATTTGCAATAGCTGCATTCGGACGCTTATCGCTGTAACCGCCAAAAACAGAATCTAAATTAGATTGCACACACCAATCTTCAGGGACATAAAGTTTTATACCACCAAAAATAATATCCATATTAAGATATACGGTGGTGTTTGGCAAAGTTGTTTTACGTAAATCAATAACTACTCCACCAAAAGCTACATCAATGTCTCCACCCTTAAACACAGGTTCAGTAAAAACACTTTCCGAACCACCAAAAACTATATCTTTTGATATCCATCCTTCTGCTTCAATAGTAGTTTGCGTATCAACAACATTGTTTTTAGCAGAAACTCTTTTGTTTCTGTTTGAAGCAACTTTGATTATAAGTATTAAGCCAAGGGCTATCAGTAAAAAGGGCCAATAGTTAGATGTGAAATCTTTACCAGCATTGCCTAATATGCCGGGATAAACATTTTCCAAACGTGGTAAAATAAAAAATATTCCAAGCAATAATAAAATTGTAGGAAACACTTTTTGCCTTTTAATATAACCAATAATCGCAAGTATAATTAAAAGCATGGGCCAAGAAAAAATAATTGATTTGGATGCAGGATTTAACCAACCGATATTAAAAGCGAGCAAAATCAAGCCAATCAATACAAATGCAATACCAAGCACAACTACAAAGTTGAGAGTATTGTTTCCTTTTTTGTTACATTTATTTTTACTCATAATTTTATTTAATTTTAGATGAATAACTTAGTTACAAATATTACAAATTAGCAATTTTACAAAGAAAAGTAAATTTTGTAAGTAACCATAGGCATAAAACCCGGAAGAAGCATTTCAACATATTTGTGCTTTTGTAAATCATAGGATAAACCCAAAACATTTCATCTGTTATTGTCCCTATCAAAGGATCGCTTCCTAATACTAAGACTGATGCACTAAAAATATTGCTTTCGGGATCTGTTGAAGTAACAGTTCCTCTAACGGTCTGTGTAAATTGTTTTTGAGCAAAGACACAATGAGCTAAAGAAAATGTAAATAAAAGAGTGAATATTTTTTTCATACAACTTTATAACATACAAAATTAACCATAATATATTAAGTAAATATTAAATTATTAAAAGTTTATATTTTTTTTAGTTTTAAGAGTAGTTTGTTTTAATTCGGCAAAATTAATTTTTTCATATCTTTGTGTAAAGTAGAAGGTTTTAGGCTTTAAATTCGATAAGATGAAAAAAGTTATAGATACGGAAAGAATACCCATTAAGCTTTGGCTTGATGATATTGAGGAAAATACTTTGCAACAAGCAAAAAATCTTGCCAATTTGCCTTTTGCTTTCAAACATATTTGCTTGATGCCCGATGCACATGCAGGATACGGGATGCCTATTGGAGGAGTGATGGCTACTAATGGAGTGATAGTGCCAAATGCCGTTGGAGTGGATATAGGCTGCGGCATGTGTGCGGTTAAGACCGATTTAAAATTTACTCCGCGTGTTCAAAAAAAGCTAAAAGATATTTTAGGAGATATAAGAAAAAGAATTCCTGTAGGTCATTTACATCACAAAAGCGCTCAAGATGAGAGTCTTATGCCTCAAGGCTATGATATTGACAGTATGCATGTTGTGAAAGCAGAATATAAATCTGCTTTAAAGCAGCTTGGCACGCTTGGAGGAGGTAACCACTTTGTTGAAATTCAAAAAGATAGCGACAAGATGCTTTGGATTATGATACATTCTGGCAGCAGAAATATAGGTAAGCAAGTTGCAGACCATTATAATAAAATTGCAAAAAATCTTAACAATTTGTGGTATTCATCGGTAGATCCTAAGGTTGACCTTGCTTTTTTACCATTTAAAACTGATGAAGCTCGCAAATATTATAACGAAATGAAATATTGTGTTGATTTTGCTCTTGCTAACCGTAAATTGATGCTCACTAGAGTGCAAGAAGTACTTGTTGACTTTTTTCCAAAAATCAGTTTTGACGAAATAATAAATATTGCTCATAACTACGCTGCGTGGGAAAATCATTTTGGTCAAGATGTAGTAGTGCATCGTAAAGGAGCTACTTCTGCAAGTAAAGGCGAAATAGGAATTATTCCCGGCTCGCAAGGCACAAATTCTTATATTGTTGAGGGTTTAGGAAATCCTGAGAGTTTTGCAAGTTGTTCACATGGAGCAGGGCGCAAAATGGGGCGTAAAGAAGCGATACGAAATTTAGATATTGAAGAAGAACAGCGAAAACTCGATAAATTGGGAGTTTTACACGCTATCAGAGGCAAAAGGGATTTAGAAGAAGCTCCTTCTGCTTACAAAAATATCGCACAAGTTATGGCAAACCAAGAAGATTTGGTGAAAATAAAAGTTGAATTGTCGCCACTTGCGGTTGTAAAGGGATAAGTAGTTGAGAAGTTAGAAGGTTTTTTTAAGCGATGCCATGAAACTGACGAATAGTTGGAAATTCCGCAATCCGAACTCCGAACTCCGAAATCAATAAATCTGCAATCCTGAATCAATAAGTTCGCAATCCCAAATCCGCAATCCGAATTCCGAAATCAATAAATTCTAAATCCGCAATCCCAAATCTGCAATCCTAAATCACGGAATCCCAAATTCCAATTTCAAAATCGCGAGATATTAAATCCTAAATCAAGAAATCCAAAATCCGAAATCAGAAAGCTAAATGTTAAAATGTAGGTGTTAATAAAAAAATAAAATAGAAATGTATTTTATAAATAATTTATTGCTATTGCAGTAATAGTGCGGCTTTTGAACATAAAGTTGATTTGTAAAAAAACGCTAAAAAATAATAAAATTATTAACATTTGCAAATTATTTTTAAAAAAATGTAAATAATAAAAAAATATTATTAACTTTGCGATAAGGTAACCTTTAAACAATAATATTTTGAAACGTAATATTTTTATTCTGCTTTTCTTTTTTCTATCTCAGATAGGATTAGCACAGTGCCCAGCAACTGCAGATTTCACTTTTCAAAGAAATTGCACCAATGGTAGTTTTAAATTTACTAATGC of the Bacteroidales bacterium genome contains:
- a CDS encoding CPBP family intramembrane metalloprotease, which encodes MKNSKRVILGLLLTIIAFLLASFVGVKIKLSYQLVSFITDFSMLILAIVLICCFRKFVNFKIAWPNFKKIWKPILLGILVPLIVNILLDIIGNLFGIKSESHPSFAVMSPLEVFLLVFILASVAEEALFRGFLQNILKPLQVKGIKIFKRHISVPVIIAALAFSSAHLGLIASGIGAYFIFSTLVFTFILGLIAGYYQEKYDNHAYAIIVHMSGNLIGVIAALIKL
- a CDS encoding CPBP family intramembrane metalloprotease; the encoded protein is MKNIDRFFWGILLTAIVFLASVFIGGELQINIEFIPKSFWGYTLMLILSIALICGLKKHVNYKISVPKFKKTLKTMLFGFLAALLVNTLMTIIGIIFGIEAESHYVFNVMSPLQIFLFVFICASVAEEVLFRGFLQNILSPMKDKGIKIFKRHISVPVIIAALAFSLVHLNLISTDAGNFFLAKTLVSTFIVGLIAGYYQEKYDNNVYAILVHMGGNFMGVMAALLMNQNLQ
- a CDS encoding cell wall-active antibiotics response protein gives rise to the protein MSKNKCNKKGNNTLNFVVVLGIAFVLIGLILLAFNIGWLNPASKSIIFSWPMLLIILAIIGYIKRQKVFPTILLLLGIFFILPRLENVYPGILGNAGKDFTSNYWPFLLIALGLILIIKVASNRNKRVSAKNNVVDTQTTIEAEGWISKDIVFGGSESVFTEPVFKGGDIDVAFGGVVIDLRKTTLPNTTVYLNMDIIFGGIKLYVPEDWCVQSNLDSVFGGYSDKRPNAAIANGESNCKLILQGSLIFSGCAIQ
- a CDS encoding ATP-binding protein, yielding MAKDFINRDIAPVMLEMYQYFPVITMTGPRQSGKTTLLRKVFSHLPYYSLENLDIRHFALNDPIGFLSQHPEGMILDEVQNAPDLLSYIQGLVDENSGKRFLLSGSSQFSVFKKITQSLAGRTGVLELMPLSYNEVKTQADEKNLDELLLTGFYPVLYTAKNIPNLFYPSYVKTYLERDVRDLLHIKDIMQFQAFLRLCAGRIGSLFNASELSSEVGVSVNTIKSWLSVLQASYIIKLLPPFYENLRKRLTKTPKLYFCDTGLACYLLGIETEQQLARDKMRGYLFENFIVMEAFKKRCNQGKDSNLFFYRDSNGVEVDLLLKNGNNYSAIEIKSSQTYHPEFEAGIKSLNFLLKDRLNNKAILYAGDFENDTAQIQVFNYKNMNRLF
- a CDS encoding WYL domain-containing protein; translation: MSKKTSFLRYRLIINKIKVSPLSFEEIADYLEMESDIHGYDFNISKRTFQRDLNDIRSIFSIDIQYDRNNKVYYIKEEYEPEMSEKILEAFDILNSLSAKQNLADIIHFENRQSKGTNNLNGLIHAIKNELKISFSYHKFNNKEAEKRSICPYGIKEFRNRWYVIGYENPDKPLRIFALDRLKELVISDEKFKKPSDFNIHELFKNNFGVIITKENKPEEIILSFTNIQGKYIKTLPLHSSQEILIDNKKEFRIKLNLVITNDFIIELLSMGENIKVIKPEKLKKRIKNIYSKALNNYSKDKKVK
- a CDS encoding RtcB family protein, whose amino-acid sequence is MKKVIDTERIPIKLWLDDIEENTLQQAKNLANLPFAFKHICLMPDAHAGYGMPIGGVMATNGVIVPNAVGVDIGCGMCAVKTDLKFTPRVQKKLKDILGDIRKRIPVGHLHHKSAQDESLMPQGYDIDSMHVVKAEYKSALKQLGTLGGGNHFVEIQKDSDKMLWIMIHSGSRNIGKQVADHYNKIAKNLNNLWYSSVDPKVDLAFLPFKTDEARKYYNEMKYCVDFALANRKLMLTRVQEVLVDFFPKISFDEIINIAHNYAAWENHFGQDVVVHRKGATSASKGEIGIIPGSQGTNSYIVEGLGNPESFASCSHGAGRKMGRKEAIRNLDIEEEQRKLDKLGVLHAIRGKRDLEEAPSAYKNIAQVMANQEDLVKIKVELSPLAVVKG